Proteins from one Anaerohalosphaeraceae bacterium genomic window:
- the mreD gene encoding rod shape-determining protein MreD, with protein sequence MRWSWFILLTVLAALLEAGNLLNLIAFGYGQVRPSVLLVLLIFASLRAEPFEAVILSFLLGFAADLAGPVMGPNTVCWGLAGSLLCQMQGLLNVRSSVYQIAAVLAASLILMAASHGLAVLKTEQAGVLPMRVLLGRALYTAAVVPVLWPLFERLWPFLKKPRPGRSSGIRLGHV encoded by the coding sequence ATGCGGTGGTCTTGGTTCATTCTGCTGACAGTGCTGGCTGCCCTGCTGGAGGCCGGCAATCTGCTGAATCTGATTGCGTTCGGGTACGGCCAGGTGCGTCCGAGCGTTCTGCTGGTTCTGCTGATTTTTGCCTCCCTGCGGGCCGAACCGTTTGAAGCGGTTATTCTTTCCTTTCTGCTGGGGTTTGCGGCGGATTTGGCCGGACCGGTGATGGGGCCCAATACTGTCTGCTGGGGGCTGGCCGGTTCGCTGCTTTGTCAGATGCAGGGGCTCCTGAATGTCCGTTCTTCGGTTTATCAGATTGCGGCGGTTTTGGCGGCCTCGCTGATCTTGATGGCGGCCTCACACGGTTTGGCTGTCTTAAAAACCGAACAGGCAGGAGTTTTGCCGATGCGGGTTCTGCTGGGACGGGCTTTATATACGGCGGCAGTTGTCCCGGTTTTGTGGCCGCTGTTCGAACGGCTGTGGCCGTTCCTCAAAAAACCGCGGCCGGGACGCTCTTCCGGGATACGGCTGGGCCATGTATAA
- the mreC gene encoding rod shape-determining protein MreC, with protein sequence MAVRKIYLSPGLLFVTLLLAGFILLWLPQRLTCHLNFLFVRIFDPFLRLGRTLEVQRAQSSAESGQAVDAAEYERLWKAYQNLAAQYHTLHREYETLARFRKEVPLPWAGLVLAPVSSSVRGIRHELIISRGSDHGLAPGQMVLSEKGDSVLGIVQEVSARFSRVRLLTDSAVTMEVRIRREGAEVEYIGRMSGDGKNGCRIPLLSRDYDIREGDVVYAAPQPGILETPLVVGRCVRVRPDEEHPLLWDITVRPVDDAYAQKIVAVVVPPLSTAEAK encoded by the coding sequence ATGGCCGTTCGAAAAATTTACTTATCACCGGGCCTTTTGTTTGTAACCCTGCTTCTGGCAGGGTTTATTCTTCTTTGGCTGCCCCAGCGGTTGACATGCCATCTGAATTTTCTTTTTGTTCGCATTTTTGATCCGTTTTTGCGGCTGGGGCGAACCCTTGAAGTCCAGCGAGCCCAAAGTTCCGCAGAAAGCGGACAGGCGGTTGATGCGGCGGAGTACGAGCGGCTCTGGAAGGCCTACCAGAATCTTGCGGCCCAATATCATACTCTTCATCGGGAATATGAAACGCTGGCTCGGTTTCGGAAAGAGGTTCCGCTTCCGTGGGCGGGACTGGTGCTGGCACCCGTGAGTTCCTCTGTAAGAGGGATTCGACACGAATTGATTATCAGCCGCGGCAGCGACCACGGTCTGGCTCCCGGACAAATGGTGCTTTCCGAAAAAGGCGACAGTGTGCTTGGGATTGTTCAGGAGGTGTCTGCCCGTTTTTCTCGGGTCCGGCTGTTGACGGATTCCGCGGTTACGATGGAGGTCCGGATTCGTCGGGAAGGGGCGGAAGTGGAATATATCGGACGAATGTCGGGTGATGGAAAGAACGGCTGTCGGATTCCGCTGCTGTCCCGCGATTATGATATTCGCGAAGGGGATGTTGTGTACGCCGCACCGCAGCCGGGGATTCTGGAAACCCCGCTGGTGGTCGGCCGCTGCGTACGGGTTCGTCCGGATGAAGAGCATCCGCTCCTGTGGGATATTACCGTTCGTCCGGTGGATGATGCATACGCCCAGAAGATTGTGGCGGTGGTTGTTCCGCCGCTTTCGACGGCGGAGGCAAAATAA
- a CDS encoding rod shape-determining protein, whose protein sequence is MFESIVGWFSKDMGIDLGTCNTLVCVRNEGIVLNEPSVVAVRKGTNIVLNNGEAVGLVAKEMLGKTPGSISAIRPLKDGVISDFEITEAMLSYFIRKVHGRGRLLSPRIVIAVPSGITAVERRAVIESAMRAGARKVYLVDEPMAAGIGAGLPITEPTASMVVDIGGGTTEVAIMSLADISTCESIRIGGDDFDEALINHLKRTYNLLIGEARAEQVKIQIGSAAPLEQEMTMEVAGRDTISGLPRKIVITSEEIREAFREPIAGIIETVMRTLERAEPELAADLIENGVHLCGGGSLLRGMDTVLSNATGLKVVHAEDPLTCVARGTSVYLENLEIWKDVLDESGYGWD, encoded by the coding sequence GTGTTCGAGTCGATTGTGGGCTGGTTCAGCAAGGATATGGGCATAGACCTCGGAACGTGCAATACGCTGGTCTGTGTCCGCAACGAAGGAATCGTCCTCAACGAACCGTCGGTGGTAGCGGTCCGAAAGGGAACTAATATCGTCCTGAACAACGGCGAAGCCGTGGGGCTGGTGGCCAAAGAGATGCTCGGCAAAACCCCCGGTTCCATCAGCGCGATTCGTCCTCTCAAAGACGGAGTCATCAGCGATTTTGAAATCACCGAGGCGATGCTCAGTTATTTCATCCGGAAAGTTCACGGCCGCGGACGCCTTCTGAGTCCCCGAATCGTAATTGCCGTGCCCAGCGGAATCACGGCCGTGGAGCGTCGGGCGGTGATTGAAAGTGCGATGCGGGCGGGGGCCCGCAAGGTGTACCTGGTGGATGAGCCGATGGCGGCGGGCATTGGAGCGGGGCTGCCGATTACGGAGCCGACGGCTTCGATGGTTGTGGATATCGGCGGCGGAACCACGGAGGTGGCCATTATGAGTCTGGCCGACATCAGTACCTGCGAATCCATTCGCATCGGGGGGGATGACTTTGACGAGGCCCTGATTAACCACCTCAAACGCACCTATAATCTGCTTATCGGTGAGGCCCGAGCCGAACAGGTCAAGATTCAAATCGGCTCGGCGGCGCCCCTTGAGCAGGAAATGACAATGGAAGTGGCCGGACGGGATACCATTTCCGGACTGCCGCGGAAAATCGTCATTACCAGCGAGGAAATCCGCGAGGCCTTCCGAGAACCGATTGCAGGGATTATCGAAACAGTCATGCGCACACTCGAGCGAGCCGAGCCGGAACTGGCCGCTGATTTGATTGAAAACGGGGTTCATCTGTGCGGCGGCGGGTCGCTCCTGCGGGGAATGGATACAGTTCTTTCCAACGCCACAGGACTGAAGGTCGTGCACGCCGAGGACCCGCTTACCTGTGTGGCCAGAGGCACCAGCGTTTATCTGGAGAACCTCGAAATCTGGAAAGATGTTCTGGATGAAAGCGGCTATGGATGGGATTAG